One Acidimicrobiales bacterium DNA window includes the following coding sequences:
- a CDS encoding peptidylprolyl isomerase, with protein MPTDKRARQRAGRAARMAELQRAQKRRSRIRRGVIIGVVVAVAVGLAVYTGTRGGSSKKVNTGTGTSTTAPGTTTPGTASTVPLGTGLAVRTAPAVSANCSTPAGGATGSGAATASGNGVSIVPAPAHVPFPNLDGSSPRYTKFSSAPPFCIDPTKTYNATVKTDAGSFVIELLPKYAPVTVNNFVFLAGYHFYDGIVFHRVIPGFMDQVGDPTATGSSGPGYSFADELPSASSAYGTGIVAMANSGPNTNGSQFFIVVPGGGSGLSPSYSVFGQVTSGMDVVEKINSDGSQAGTPAKYHKILSVSITAS; from the coding sequence GTGCCTACCGACAAAAGAGCCCGCCAGCGCGCAGGGCGCGCAGCGCGCATGGCCGAACTTCAGCGCGCACAAAAGAGGCGCAGCCGCATCCGGCGCGGTGTGATCATCGGTGTCGTGGTGGCCGTGGCAGTCGGCCTGGCCGTGTACACCGGCACGCGGGGCGGTTCGTCGAAGAAGGTCAACACGGGTACCGGCACCTCGACGACGGCTCCCGGCACGACCACTCCCGGGACCGCTTCCACCGTCCCGTTGGGCACCGGCCTGGCCGTCCGGACGGCCCCGGCGGTCAGCGCCAACTGCTCTACGCCGGCCGGAGGCGCGACAGGATCAGGCGCCGCGACGGCATCCGGCAACGGTGTGTCGATCGTGCCGGCGCCGGCCCACGTGCCGTTCCCGAACCTCGACGGGTCATCGCCCCGCTACACCAAGTTCTCCTCCGCCCCGCCGTTCTGCATCGATCCGACGAAGACCTACAACGCGACTGTCAAGACCGACGCGGGCAGCTTCGTCATCGAGCTTCTGCCCAAGTACGCGCCGGTCACGGTCAACAACTTCGTCTTCCTCGCCGGCTACCACTTCTACGACGGGATCGTGTTCCACCGGGTCATCCCTGGCTTCATGGACCAAGTCGGTGACCCGACGGCGACGGGGAGCAGCGGCCCGGGGTACTCGTTTGCGGACGAGCTGCCGTCGGCCAGCTCTGCTTACGGCACGGGTATCGTCGCCATGGCCAACAGCGGCCCGAACACGAACGGATCGCAGTTCTTCATCGTCGTCCCGGGCGGAGGTTCGGGGCTGTCACCGTCGTACAGCGTTTTCGGCCAGGTGACGTCGGGCATGGACGTGGTCGAGAAGATCAATTCCGACGGGTCCCAGGCGGGCACGCCGGCGAAGTACCACAAGATCCTGTCCGTCAGCATCACCGCCTCCTAG
- a CDS encoding peptidylprolyl isomerase: MASTTPCPSPEGSSPKQQQFDGPPPMCIDASKRYSAQMVTSKGAMTIALDPIAAPQTVNNFVFLARYHYFEGIVFHRIIPGFVLQGGDPTGTGRGGPGYRFADELPPPGRYELGSLAMANAGPDTNGSQFFVISGASGVRLPPQYSLFGKVVAGLDVVAAIDAVGTQSGTPTETVTIDSVTITESE, translated from the coding sequence TTGGCTTCAACCACCCCGTGCCCCTCCCCCGAAGGGTCGAGCCCCAAGCAGCAGCAGTTCGACGGCCCGCCGCCGATGTGCATAGACGCCTCGAAGCGCTACAGCGCGCAGATGGTCACGTCGAAGGGCGCCATGACGATCGCTCTCGACCCCATCGCCGCTCCGCAGACCGTCAACAACTTCGTCTTCCTCGCCCGCTACCACTACTTCGAAGGGATCGTCTTCCACCGGATCATCCCCGGGTTCGTCCTGCAGGGTGGCGACCCGACAGGTACCGGTCGCGGCGGACCCGGTTACCGGTTCGCCGACGAGCTGCCACCGCCGGGACGCTACGAGCTGGGATCGCTGGCGATGGCCAACGCCGGTCCGGACACCAACGGGAGCCAGTTCTTCGTCATCAGCGGGGCGTCAGGGGTGCGGCTGCCTCCGCAGTACTCGTTGTTCGGCAAGGTGGTCGCAGGGCTGGACGTCGTCGCGGCGATCGACGCTGTGGGGACCCAGTCCGGGACACCAACCGAGACCGTCACCATCGACTCGGTGACGATCACCGAGTCCGAATAA
- a CDS encoding Type 1 glutamine amidotransferase-like domain-containing protein, producing the protein MSEADHGDPGADDPTGTDDPTGTSLTPGTLALVGGGEWTPGCDFDRDLWEQSGKSEVVVLPTAAAYEHPQRAVDKAAAWFAEFGATVRPAMILSRSDAVDDDQVKIVAGARFIYLSGGSPMHLRSVLKDTPAWSALVGAWHSGAVVAGSSAGAMVLGDPMVDPRGGALTLGLGLIPQLAVLPHYDTWSEEKANRTVQLATGHLRIAAIDERTALIRDGDGSWRTAGAGGVTVYVDGKPAGLEVLRNR; encoded by the coding sequence ATGAGCGAAGCGGACCACGGCGACCCCGGCGCCGACGACCCCACCGGTACGGACGACCCCACCGGCACCAGTCTCACACCCGGCACGCTGGCGCTGGTGGGCGGCGGAGAATGGACCCCCGGCTGCGACTTCGACCGCGATCTCTGGGAGCAGTCGGGCAAATCCGAAGTGGTCGTGCTCCCGACCGCCGCCGCTTATGAGCACCCGCAAAGGGCCGTCGATAAGGCGGCCGCCTGGTTCGCCGAATTCGGCGCGACGGTCCGCCCGGCGATGATCCTGTCCCGGTCCGACGCTGTCGACGACGACCAGGTGAAGATCGTCGCCGGCGCCAGGTTCATCTACCTGTCGGGCGGCTCGCCAATGCACCTTCGCTCGGTCCTCAAGGACACGCCGGCCTGGTCGGCGCTCGTCGGCGCCTGGCACTCCGGTGCTGTAGTGGCCGGGTCGAGCGCCGGCGCGATGGTGTTGGGGGATCCGATGGTCGATCCACGCGGGGGTGCGCTGACACTGGGGCTCGGGCTCATCCCGCAACTGGCGGTCCTGCCCCATTACGACACCTGGTCCGAGGAGAAGGCCAACCGCACGGTGCAGCTCGCCACGGGCCACCTGCGGATTGCAGCGATCGATGAGCGCACTGCCTTGATCCGCGACGGTGACGGGTCGTGGCGCACCGCCGGCGCCGGCGGTGTGACCGTGTACGTGGACGGGAAGCCGGCGGGCCTGGAGGTCCTCAGGAACCGCTAG
- a CDS encoding protein meaA encodes MTTPSNDAAGARLTQPDRPWVMRTYSGHSTAKASNELYRTNLAKGQTGLSIAFDLPTQTGYDPDAPEARGEVGKVGVPVVHKGHMAELLEGIPLEQMNTSMTINATAAWLLGLYVACADDTGAPRAALTGTTQNDIVKEYLSRGTYIFPPAPSRRLTVDTIAWAVRNLPKWNPINVCSYHLQEAGATPVQELAFALATAVGVVDAVRDSKQLEEDELPAVVGRISFFCNAGIRFVEETCKMRAFTRMWDRICLERWGVDDPKLRRFRYGVQVNSLGLTEQQPENNVPRIALEALGVILSRDARARAIQLPAWNEALGLPHPWDQQWSLRIQQILAFETDLLEYPDLLDGSHVVEARTTELIEAASEELSAILGDGGAFESIERMKSALVVSQSERTRRIESGDAIVVGVNRFTTSEPSPLDVEGAVLRVDPAVEAELVEDVVRWRKERDGSAVQAALDELRRAAESPGVNVMPATIQLAHARGTTGEWATALREVWGEYRAPTGVGRAAVARDDGFTTARSRVGAVTARRGAPPRLLVAKPGLDGHSNGAEQIAVAARDAGFEVVYQGIRQTPAQIAAVARDEDVDVVGLSILSGSHLELVREVMGGLRDAGVSVPVVVGGIIPPGDEAELRAAGVAAVYTPKDFELGRIVAELAGLV; translated from the coding sequence GTGACCACACCCTCGAATGACGCCGCCGGCGCCCGGCTGACCCAGCCGGACCGGCCCTGGGTGATGCGCACCTACTCCGGGCACTCCACCGCAAAAGCCTCGAACGAGCTCTACCGGACGAACCTGGCGAAGGGCCAGACCGGCCTGTCCATCGCCTTCGACCTGCCGACCCAGACCGGTTACGACCCGGACGCGCCGGAAGCTCGCGGCGAGGTCGGAAAGGTCGGCGTGCCCGTGGTGCACAAGGGCCACATGGCCGAACTGCTGGAGGGGATACCTCTCGAGCAGATGAATACCTCGATGACGATCAACGCCACAGCAGCCTGGCTGCTCGGCCTCTACGTCGCCTGCGCCGACGACACCGGCGCGCCACGCGCCGCCCTCACCGGCACCACGCAAAACGACATCGTCAAGGAATACCTCTCCCGCGGCACCTACATATTCCCGCCGGCGCCGAGCCGGCGCCTGACCGTCGACACGATCGCGTGGGCGGTGCGCAACCTCCCCAAGTGGAACCCGATCAACGTGTGCAGCTACCACCTTCAAGAAGCTGGTGCCACACCTGTCCAGGAGTTGGCGTTCGCGCTGGCGACGGCGGTGGGCGTGGTCGACGCAGTGCGCGATTCCAAGCAGCTGGAAGAAGACGAACTGCCGGCCGTGGTGGGACGGATCTCTTTCTTCTGCAACGCAGGCATCCGCTTCGTCGAGGAGACGTGCAAGATGCGCGCGTTCACCCGCATGTGGGACCGCATCTGCCTGGAGCGCTGGGGAGTCGACGATCCGAAGCTTCGCCGTTTCCGCTACGGGGTCCAGGTGAACTCGCTCGGGCTCACCGAGCAGCAACCCGAGAACAACGTCCCCCGTATCGCCCTCGAAGCCCTCGGTGTCATCCTGTCCCGCGATGCCCGGGCACGCGCGATTCAGCTCCCCGCGTGGAACGAGGCGCTCGGGCTGCCGCATCCCTGGGACCAGCAGTGGTCCCTGCGGATCCAGCAGATCCTCGCCTTCGAGACGGACCTGCTCGAGTACCCGGACCTCCTCGACGGTTCACACGTGGTCGAGGCGCGTACAACGGAGCTGATCGAGGCTGCGTCGGAGGAGCTTTCCGCGATCCTCGGTGACGGCGGCGCCTTCGAATCGATCGAGCGGATGAAGTCCGCGCTCGTGGTGAGCCAGTCGGAGCGGACACGGCGAATCGAATCCGGCGATGCGATCGTAGTTGGTGTCAACCGTTTCACCACGTCCGAGCCGTCGCCGCTTGACGTCGAAGGGGCCGTGCTGCGGGTCGATCCCGCTGTGGAAGCCGAGCTGGTCGAGGACGTGGTCAGGTGGAGGAAAGAGAGGGACGGGAGCGCGGTGCAAGCGGCCCTTGACGAGTTACGCCGAGCGGCTGAGAGCCCGGGCGTCAATGTGATGCCGGCGACGATCCAGCTCGCACACGCCCGCGGGACCACCGGCGAGTGGGCGACCGCGTTGCGGGAGGTGTGGGGCGAGTACCGGGCGCCGACGGGCGTGGGGAGGGCGGCCGTGGCACGTGACGACGGTTTCACCACAGCCCGCTCGCGGGTGGGAGCCGTCACGGCGCGGCGCGGAGCCCCGCCGCGGTTGCTGGTGGCGAAGCCCGGCCTCGACGGCCACAGCAACGGCGCGGAGCAGATCGCCGTGGCAGCCCGTGACGCCGGCTTCGAGGTGGTGTACCAGGGGATCCGCCAGACGCCGGCGCAGATCGCCGCAGTTGCGCGCGACGAGGACGTGGACGTGGTGGGCCTTTCGATCCTGTCAGGCAGCCACCTGGAGTTGGTTCGCGAGGTGATGGGCGGCCTGCGCGACGCCGGCGTGTCGGTGCCCGTCGTGGTCGGGGGGATCATCCCTCCCGGTGACGAGGCGGAGCTGCGGGCGGCCGGTGTGGCTGCGGTGTACACACCGAAGGACTTCGAGCTGGGTCGAATAGTCGCCGAGCTGGCTGGGCTCGTCTGA
- a CDS encoding sigma-70 family RNA polymerase sigma factor codes for MQVLPPDPPAAAGAAREPIADLPTVDFVYCYQSHYHRLVRALRLAGADSAAAEDAAQEAFARALVHWSRVSRGPNPTGYVYTAGFRLLAKAQRKAARRPPATAERNPPDPTGSAAASSVAIEAALAAMPPRRRSCAVMCLVVGLPVREAAEALGIAGGTVRKHLEDARRDLAAALA; via the coding sequence GTGCAGGTTCTCCCACCCGACCCGCCAGCCGCGGCCGGAGCCGCCAGAGAACCCATCGCGGACCTGCCAACGGTTGACTTCGTTTACTGCTACCAGAGCCACTACCACCGCCTGGTCCGCGCCCTCCGTCTCGCCGGCGCCGACTCCGCGGCCGCGGAGGACGCGGCACAAGAGGCCTTCGCCAGGGCGCTCGTGCACTGGAGCCGGGTCAGCCGCGGCCCGAACCCCACCGGCTATGTGTACACCGCGGGGTTCCGTCTCCTGGCCAAGGCCCAGCGCAAGGCTGCCCGCCGGCCACCCGCTACCGCTGAGCGCAACCCGCCCGACCCGACCGGATCCGCCGCCGCATCATCCGTCGCGATCGAGGCGGCCCTCGCCGCGATGCCGCCCCGCCGGCGGTCGTGCGCTGTCATGTGCCTCGTGGTCGGTCTGCCCGTCCGCGAAGCGGCCGAGGCGCTTGGCATCGCCGGCGGCACGGTCCGCAAGCACCTCGAGGACGCTCGCCGCGACCTCGCCGCCGCGCTCGCTTGA
- a CDS encoding acyl-CoA carboxylase subunit beta: MSEHPMSERLEELARRKEQAIHAGPPHAIERQHSKGKMTARERIDYLLDEGSFQELDMLARTRAPGLPDDKRPYTDGVITGFGTIDGRKVCIFSQDFTVNGGSLGEVFGEKVHKIMDLATSLGVPMIGINDGGGARVQEGVVGLHYFGGIFKRNVDSSGVIPQVSVIMGSCAGGAVYSPAMTDFIFMVRDTSQMFITGPDVVKTVTGEEVTLEQLGGALTHATKSGVAAFVAADEKSCLDEVRYLLGFLPSNNMEEPPRLETGDDPERSTPELRGLIPASPNQPYDMKKVITAVVDDGDFVEYHSLWAMNLVCGFARIDGHVVGIVGNQPQNLAGVLDIESSEKGARFVRTCDSFNIPLVTFVDVPGFMPGTDQEYGGIIRHGAKLLYAYCESTVPRIQIITRKAYGGAYVVMNSKSIGADLAFAWPSAELAVMGPQGAVDIVYRRELATSPDAASRRAQLVEEYTEKFANPYLAAERGYVDDVIDPADTRKVLARSLDLLRSKREELPKRKHGNVPL; this comes from the coding sequence ATGTCAGAGCACCCGATGTCCGAACGCCTCGAGGAACTGGCCCGCCGCAAGGAGCAGGCCATCCACGCCGGGCCGCCCCACGCCATCGAGCGCCAGCACTCCAAGGGCAAGATGACGGCGAGGGAGCGGATCGACTACCTGCTGGACGAGGGGTCGTTCCAGGAGCTCGACATGCTCGCTCGCACGAGGGCCCCGGGACTGCCCGATGACAAGCGGCCCTACACAGACGGTGTGATCACCGGCTTCGGCACGATCGACGGTCGCAAGGTCTGCATCTTCTCCCAGGACTTCACCGTCAATGGAGGATCCCTCGGTGAGGTGTTCGGCGAGAAGGTCCACAAGATCATGGATCTCGCCACCTCGCTCGGTGTGCCGATGATCGGCATCAACGACGGCGGCGGCGCGCGCGTGCAGGAAGGCGTCGTAGGTCTGCACTACTTCGGCGGGATCTTCAAGCGAAACGTCGACTCGTCGGGCGTGATCCCCCAGGTCAGCGTGATCATGGGATCGTGCGCCGGCGGCGCCGTCTATAGCCCGGCGATGACCGACTTCATCTTCATGGTGCGCGACACCTCCCAGATGTTCATCACCGGCCCGGACGTGGTGAAGACCGTGACCGGTGAGGAGGTGACTCTCGAACAGCTCGGCGGCGCGCTCACTCACGCCACCAAGTCGGGTGTCGCGGCTTTCGTCGCGGCCGACGAGAAGAGCTGCCTCGACGAGGTGCGCTACCTGCTCGGCTTCCTCCCGTCCAACAACATGGAGGAGCCGCCGCGCCTCGAGACCGGCGACGACCCCGAGCGTTCGACGCCGGAGCTGCGGGGCTTGATCCCCGCCAGCCCCAACCAGCCCTACGACATGAAGAAGGTCATCACAGCGGTCGTCGACGACGGCGACTTCGTGGAGTACCACTCGCTTTGGGCGATGAACCTGGTATGCGGCTTCGCCCGCATCGACGGGCACGTCGTGGGCATAGTCGGCAACCAGCCACAGAACCTCGCCGGCGTGCTCGACATCGAGAGCTCCGAGAAGGGTGCACGGTTCGTGCGCACGTGCGACTCGTTCAACATCCCGCTCGTCACTTTCGTCGACGTCCCCGGTTTCATGCCCGGAACCGACCAGGAGTACGGGGGGATCATCCGTCACGGGGCCAAGCTGCTCTACGCCTACTGCGAGTCCACGGTTCCCCGCATCCAGATCATCACCCGCAAGGCTTACGGCGGTGCCTACGTCGTCATGAACTCCAAGTCCATCGGCGCCGACCTCGCGTTCGCGTGGCCGTCCGCGGAGCTGGCGGTGATGGGACCACAAGGCGCGGTGGACATCGTTTACCGCCGCGAGCTGGCCACCTCGCCTGACGCGGCGTCCCGCCGCGCGCAGCTGGTCGAGGAGTACACGGAGAAGTTCGCCAACCCGTACCTCGCAGCGGAGCGCGGCTACGTCGACGACGTGATCGACCCTGCGGACACCCGCAAGGTGCTGGCCCGTTCGCTCGACCTTTTGCGCTCCAAGCGGGAGGAGCTGCCGAAGCGCAAGCACGGTAACGTGCCCCTTTAG
- the aat gene encoding leucyl/phenylalanyl-tRNA--protein transferase, which translates to MATPAAPANRRAVEPPPTRWEFPSDPRALARAAQQSGGEVVAVGADLEPGTLLAAYRSGLFPMPARRGLPGWWSPEPRGVIPLNAGGLKVSRSLRRSCAHFEVRVDTAFEEVIAACADKRRPGRWIDRDIVRAYTRLHEWGWVHSVEAWDDKGVLAGGLYGVAVGGLFAGESMFHRQTDASKVALIRLVEILRAAGDAERRLLDVQWVTPHLESLGAVGVTREEYHRRLEVALSLPQPECFGG; encoded by the coding sequence GTGGCCACTCCCGCAGCTCCGGCGAACAGGCGGGCGGTCGAGCCTCCTCCGACCCGCTGGGAGTTCCCCTCGGACCCTCGCGCGCTCGCCAGGGCAGCTCAACAGAGCGGGGGGGAGGTCGTGGCCGTCGGGGCCGACCTCGAACCGGGAACGCTGCTGGCCGCGTACCGGTCCGGGTTGTTCCCGATGCCGGCGAGGCGCGGTCTTCCTGGCTGGTGGTCACCAGAACCCCGTGGGGTCATCCCGCTGAACGCTGGAGGCTTGAAGGTGTCGCGCTCGCTCCGCAGGTCGTGCGCACATTTCGAGGTCCGCGTCGACACCGCGTTCGAAGAGGTGATCGCTGCGTGCGCCGACAAGCGCCGGCCTGGCAGGTGGATCGACCGTGACATCGTGCGTGCATACACCCGGCTGCACGAATGGGGTTGGGTGCACAGCGTGGAGGCCTGGGATGACAAGGGCGTGCTGGCCGGTGGGCTCTACGGCGTCGCGGTGGGCGGCCTCTTCGCCGGCGAGTCGATGTTCCACCGGCAGACCGACGCGTCGAAGGTCGCTCTGATTCGACTCGTCGAAATTCTGCGCGCAGCGGGCGACGCCGAGCGCCGGCTCCTCGACGTCCAATGGGTGACACCGCATCTCGAGTCGCTCGGGGCGGTAGGCGTGACACGCGAGGAATACCACCGCCGGCTCGAGGTGGCGCTCAGTCTCCCCCAGCCGGAGTGCTTCGGCGGCTAG
- a CDS encoding 5'-3' exonuclease H3TH domain-containing protein: MRVRVHLVDGTYELFRHFFGAPPHANSAGQEVAAVRGVLSSVLALIEDGATHVGVATDHVIESFRNDMWPGYKTSAGVDPLLLGQFGLLEEALALMGAAVWPMVELEADDALASAAAVAASDPTVDQVVVCTPDKDLAQCVTGTRVVQLDRRKGAIIDEQGVVAKFGVPPASIPDYLALVGDSADGFPGLPGWGAKSAAAVLAVYGHLESIPDSGAQWKVNVRAGGTLAATLAASRGLAMLFRDLATLRTEPPVISGVSELLWSGPDAKFGAFAAGVLDSASLAARADRLAASRRSTPAGGD; the protein is encoded by the coding sequence ATGCGCGTGAGGGTCCATCTCGTCGACGGAACCTACGAGCTGTTCCGGCATTTCTTCGGAGCGCCGCCGCATGCGAACTCGGCCGGCCAGGAGGTGGCGGCCGTCCGCGGAGTTCTCTCGTCGGTGCTGGCCCTGATTGAGGATGGGGCGACTCACGTGGGGGTGGCCACGGATCATGTGATCGAGTCGTTTCGCAACGACATGTGGCCGGGCTACAAGACGAGCGCCGGCGTCGACCCGTTGCTGCTCGGCCAGTTCGGCTTACTGGAGGAGGCGCTCGCCCTGATGGGCGCGGCCGTTTGGCCGATGGTCGAGCTCGAAGCTGACGACGCGCTTGCATCCGCCGCGGCTGTAGCTGCTTCGGATCCCACGGTGGACCAAGTGGTGGTCTGCACTCCCGACAAGGACCTGGCCCAGTGCGTCACCGGCACCCGCGTCGTGCAGCTCGACCGGCGCAAGGGAGCCATCATCGACGAGCAGGGTGTAGTGGCGAAGTTCGGTGTCCCGCCGGCGTCGATCCCCGACTACCTCGCGTTGGTCGGCGACAGCGCCGACGGATTCCCCGGACTGCCGGGCTGGGGCGCCAAGTCGGCTGCCGCGGTGCTCGCTGTATACGGGCATCTCGAGTCGATCCCGGATTCGGGGGCCCAATGGAAAGTGAATGTCCGGGCTGGCGGGACTCTCGCCGCGACGCTCGCCGCATCCAGGGGCCTGGCGATGCTCTTTCGGGATCTCGCCACGCTCAGAACCGAACCGCCCGTGATATCCGGCGTTTCGGAGCTGCTCTGGTCGGGCCCCGACGCCAAGTTCGGCGCGTTCGCAGCGGGTGTCTTGGACTCGGCCTCGCTAGCCGCACGTGCCGACCGTCTTGCGGCTAGCCGCCGAAGCACTCCGGCTGGGGGAGACTGA
- a CDS encoding HAD family phosphatase has product MTWLICDYGEVISLPQPAGDLAAIEAAAGVQGDGQSFWKAYWRHRPSYDRADVTAAEYWRAVTGRAVNSDALEHLARADVGSWLHPNPDSISAVAELKERGVRLALFSNAPAELARELQSAPWLGSFSEKFFSCDLNAVKPAHDSYLAVLESLGAHPEEVVFVDDRPANVAGAQAVGIRAFVFEGPAQLARLV; this is encoded by the coding sequence GTGACATGGTTGATATGCGACTACGGGGAGGTGATCAGCCTCCCCCAACCCGCCGGCGACCTGGCGGCCATCGAGGCGGCGGCGGGCGTCCAAGGCGACGGGCAGAGCTTCTGGAAGGCGTACTGGCGACACCGCCCTTCCTACGACCGGGCTGATGTCACCGCGGCCGAATACTGGCGGGCTGTCACCGGCCGCGCGGTCAACTCCGACGCGTTGGAACACCTCGCCCGAGCCGACGTGGGAAGCTGGCTGCATCCCAACCCCGACAGCATCTCTGCTGTTGCCGAGTTAAAGGAGAGAGGCGTGCGGCTGGCCCTTTTCTCCAACGCGCCGGCCGAACTGGCCAGAGAGCTGCAGTCCGCGCCCTGGCTGGGGTCTTTTTCCGAGAAGTTCTTCAGCTGCGACCTGAACGCGGTGAAGCCCGCCCACGACTCGTACCTGGCCGTGCTCGAGTCATTGGGCGCTCACCCGGAAGAGGTCGTGTTCGTCGATGACCGGCCGGCGAACGTCGCCGGCGCCCAAGCCGTCGGTATCCGGGCGTTCGTCTTCGAAGGCCCGGCGCAGTTGGCCAGACTCGTCTAG
- the map gene encoding type I methionyl aminopeptidase: MTAPATQTSTRIPRSNDPCWCGSGRKYKRCHKATEGRVLPGDVSPMLGVPDGIVPTDYYRTGIPERRDEPMVKSADVIERIRVAGRIAAEVLAVTGAAVAPGVTTDELDVIAHGAYIERGAFPSTLNYHGYPKSICTSVNEVICHGIPDDRPLFDGDIVNIDVTAYIDGVHGDCNATFYVGEVDAESRRLVEATRECRRLGIEAARPGRPLSDIGRAIETHASSNGLGVVRMFVGHGIGEQFHTSPSVPHYYTPEASTVMEPGMVFTIEPMITLGTWREKMWDNGWTAVTADGRRTAQFEHTILVTEDGYEILTPEPA; encoded by the coding sequence GTGACGGCACCCGCGACGCAGACTTCTACCCGGATCCCCAGATCCAACGACCCCTGCTGGTGCGGCAGCGGCCGCAAGTACAAGCGCTGCCACAAGGCGACAGAGGGCCGGGTTCTGCCAGGTGACGTGAGCCCCATGCTTGGAGTGCCGGACGGGATCGTGCCCACCGACTACTACCGCACCGGCATACCCGAGCGCCGCGATGAGCCGATGGTCAAGTCCGCCGACGTGATCGAGCGCATCCGCGTGGCGGGGCGCATAGCCGCCGAGGTGTTGGCGGTGACCGGTGCAGCTGTCGCGCCGGGAGTGACGACGGACGAACTCGACGTCATCGCCCACGGGGCGTACATCGAGCGCGGCGCCTTCCCCTCGACGCTCAACTACCACGGTTATCCGAAGTCGATCTGCACGTCGGTCAACGAGGTCATCTGCCACGGCATCCCCGACGACCGACCTCTCTTCGACGGAGACATCGTGAACATCGACGTGACCGCATACATCGACGGCGTCCACGGCGACTGCAACGCGACTTTCTACGTCGGCGAAGTCGACGCGGAGTCGCGCAGGCTCGTCGAGGCGACACGCGAGTGCCGCCGTTTGGGAATCGAGGCCGCGCGCCCTGGGCGGCCTCTTTCCGACATCGGGCGTGCGATCGAAACGCACGCGTCGAGCAATGGCCTCGGCGTCGTCCGGATGTTCGTCGGGCACGGGATCGGAGAGCAGTTCCACACGTCGCCGAGTGTCCCGCACTACTACACACCCGAGGCGTCCACCGTCATGGAGCCCGGGATGGTGTTCACCATCGAACCGATGATCACCCTTGGCACCTGGCGCGAGAAGATGTGGGACAACGGGTGGACCGCGGTGACCGCCGACGGCCGGCGCACCGCGCAGTTCGAGCACACCATCCTCGTGACCGAGGACGGCTACGAGATCCTGACGCCTGAGCCTGCCTAG
- the mce gene encoding methylmalonyl-CoA epimerase has translation MALTEVDHVAIAVRDLDAAVDWYKQTFGATVTHREVVERDGVEEALLSVADSYIQLLTPTREDSPVAKYLDTKGEGLHHVGYRVDDCAEALKQAVSAGARAIDETPRPGSRGTTVAFLHPKTAFGTLIELVQE, from the coding sequence ATGGCGCTGACCGAAGTGGACCATGTCGCTATCGCGGTCCGGGATCTCGACGCGGCGGTCGACTGGTACAAGCAGACGTTCGGCGCGACCGTGACCCACCGTGAGGTTGTCGAGCGCGACGGGGTGGAGGAGGCTCTGCTCTCCGTCGCCGATTCGTACATCCAGCTGCTGACACCGACACGCGAGGACTCGCCGGTCGCCAAGTACCTCGATACCAAGGGTGAAGGGCTGCACCACGTGGGTTACCGCGTCGACGACTGCGCGGAAGCGCTGAAGCAAGCCGTCTCCGCCGGCGCGCGCGCGATCGACGAGACCCCGAGGCCGGGTTCGCGCGGCACGACTGTCGCGTTCTTGCACCCCAAGACCGCGTTCGGGACGTTGATAGAGCTGGTGCAGGAGTGA